The following are encoded in a window of Cervus canadensis isolate Bull #8, Minnesota chromosome 11, ASM1932006v1, whole genome shotgun sequence genomic DNA:
- the LOC122449740 gene encoding cytochrome c oxidase assembly factor 4 homolog, mitochondrial: protein MSAQGHAWSRQVKKEDEEEDPLDQLISRSGCAASHYAVQECMAQHQDWRQCQPQVQAFRDCMSAQQARRREELQRLKEQSSARR from the coding sequence ATGTCAGCCCAAGGCCATGCCTGGTCCCGACAGGTGAAGAAGGAGGATGAAGAAGAGGACCCGCTGGACCAGCTCATCTCCCGCTCAGGCTGTGCTGCTTCCCACTATGCAGTGCAGGAGTGCATGGCCCAGCACCAGGACTGGAGGCAGTGCCAGCCACAGGTGCAGGCCTTCCGGGACTGCATGAGTGCACAGCAGGCAAGGCGGCGGGAGGAGCTGCAGAGGCTGAAGGAGCAAAGCAGCGCCCGCCGCTGA